One Candidatus Saccharibacteria bacterium DNA segment encodes these proteins:
- the serS gene encoding serine--tRNA ligase yields the protein MIDFKIIRENPDLVKDSIRRRGLKVDIDRLLDLDQEWRNLKSELDQLRSFKLQGRPTQQELVDMQVLKTKRKQIEQRLALIESERKELWKEVPNLIAENTPDGAEDKNQVIKQSAVMTQPNKSQAELIDLEVWMEQQGLVDFERGAKVSGAKFYYQDTRMVKLWRAVSSLAIEVLEDKGFALLTVPHMVREVVAEGTGFLPKGQEEQNYRIIDQGLVMIATAEIPLTGYHMDETLNLDQPRLYAGLSPCYRLEAGAYGKYSKGLYRVHQFEKLEMYGYCKPDQAESVHQKILAIEEEIAELLELPYQVVLNATMDLGAPAYKKYDLEYYDPDSQTYRELTSCSNCTDYQARKLNIRFDDQGSLEFAYTLNGTAVTSSRTILAILANHRNQSGQVILPKALVKYYGKEEL from the coding sequence ATGATTGATTTTAAAATTATCAGAGAAAATCCAGATTTGGTCAAGGATTCTATTAGGCGAAGAGGTCTTAAAGTAGACATCGATCGTTTATTGGATCTTGATCAGGAATGGCGCAATTTAAAGTCCGAGTTGGATCAATTACGGAGCTTTAAGCTTCAGGGCAGGCCAACACAGCAAGAGTTGGTAGATATGCAGGTCCTGAAAACAAAAAGGAAGCAAATAGAACAAAGACTAGCCTTGATTGAATCAGAGAGAAAGGAGCTATGGAAAGAGGTACCAAACCTAATTGCTGAGAACACTCCCGATGGGGCAGAGGATAAGAATCAAGTGATCAAGCAATCTGCAGTGATGACTCAGCCAAATAAGAGTCAAGCGGAGTTGATAGACCTGGAAGTTTGGATGGAACAGCAGGGTCTAGTAGATTTTGAACGAGGAGCTAAGGTGTCTGGGGCAAAATTTTACTACCAAGATACTAGAATGGTTAAACTCTGGAGGGCGGTTAGTTCACTTGCAATTGAAGTCTTGGAAGATAAGGGGTTTGCATTATTGACGGTTCCTCATATGGTGCGTGAGGTTGTAGCTGAAGGTACTGGATTTTTGCCCAAGGGTCAAGAAGAGCAGAATTATCGAATTATTGATCAGGGGTTAGTGATGATTGCTACTGCTGAGATTCCTTTGACTGGATATCATATGGATGAGACCTTGAATTTGGATCAACCTAGACTATATGCAGGTCTTAGCCCATGTTATCGACTAGAAGCTGGAGCCTATGGAAAGTATAGTAAGGGCTTATATCGGGTTCATCAGTTTGAAAAACTTGAGATGTACGGATACTGTAAGCCTGATCAAGCAGAGTCTGTCCATCAAAAGATTCTAGCGATTGAGGAAGAGATTGCAGAGCTTTTGGAGCTACCATATCAAGTTGTTCTGAATGCTACTATGGATTTGGGTGCTCCTGCGTATAAGAAATATGATCTTGAGTACTATGATCCAGATAGTCAGACTTATCGAGAATTAACTAGTTGCTCAAATTGCACAGATTATCAAGCCCGTAAGCTCAATATCCGATTTGATGATCAGGGTAGTTTAGAATTTGCCTATACACTGAATGGTACAGCAGTCACTTCATCAAGAACAATTCTGGCTATCTTGGCAAACCATCGAAATCAATCTGGTCAGGTTATATTACCCAAGGCTTTAGTAAAATATTATGGTAAGGAGGAATTATGA
- a CDS encoding preprotein translocase subunit SecA, with protein sequence MRNIFAKLFGDNQGVIKSLQPTLEKIDQYYHDLSKLSDTDLKAQTDLLKQKLAGTSLDQILPEAFATVQVASERWLGMKHYPVQLIGGIILHRGQVAEMKTGEGKTLVATLPIYLNALTGKGVHLVTVNDYLARRDAGWMAAIYHNLGLSVSVIISQQSFIYDPEYQSDQELVDPRLAHLRPVTRQQAYRADITYGINNEFGFDYLRDNMVAEESQISQRGHNFAIIDEVDSILIDEARTPLIISQPSQKADQKLSSFAKFVRVLKPEIDYKHDEKLKTATLTSDGMSKLEGFLGVENLYQPELVGDIHLVEQALRAEVAYKKDKDYVVASDGEIVIVDEFTGRMLAGRRFSEGLHQAIEAKEGVEIQNGSDTLATISFQNYFRMYDKLSGMTGTALTEAEEFGKIYDLEVVGIPTNQAISRIDRTDLIYKSSEEKYQAIIEEIKQRQAKGQPVLIGTSSIERNEFLASMMEDAGIKFAKLNAKNNQSEALIVAEAGQIGAVTLATNIAGRGTDIVLSEQAKQLGGLFVLGTERHESRRIDNQLRGRSGRQGDPGESRFFVSLEDDLMRIFGGDKLKSLMNTLGAEHGQAIENRMISKSIENAQKKVEGHNFDTRKHLVEYDDILNKQREIVYRWRRFYLGITTDRPKQVKDIKGLLEWYSQEIAGSSIDYQTQKFDATKFGQLLRDFLGKDYPESKEIFKQSLAGKLAEQLSQEHYQALVDKYTQEVVDQMVAQLSISILDQAWIDHLRAIDHLRDGIGLRGYGQRDPLVEYKQESFRLFEQFLIGVERTIARTIFHVQIRGHQESEIESAESGSDTDTNKQTIPGQLKGQDLSSLSRAERRRLKRSR encoded by the coding sequence ATGAGGAATATTTTTGCTAAGCTATTCGGCGATAATCAAGGTGTGATTAAATCTTTGCAGCCAACTCTTGAAAAAATAGATCAGTATTATCATGATTTGTCCAAGTTGAGCGATACTGATCTGAAGGCTCAGACCGATTTACTCAAGCAAAAGCTTGCAGGCACTAGCCTAGATCAGATCTTGCCTGAGGCCTTTGCCACAGTTCAAGTTGCCTCGGAAAGATGGCTGGGGATGAAGCATTATCCAGTACAGTTAATTGGAGGGATTATTTTGCACCGTGGTCAAGTAGCTGAGATGAAGACAGGGGAAGGTAAAACCTTGGTAGCAACTTTGCCAATTTATCTTAATGCCCTGACGGGTAAAGGCGTACATCTAGTGACAGTCAATGATTATCTAGCCAGGAGAGATGCTGGCTGGATGGCGGCAATATATCATAATCTTGGTCTGTCAGTTTCGGTGATTATCTCTCAGCAAAGTTTTATTTATGATCCAGAGTATCAATCTGACCAAGAATTAGTAGATCCAAGGCTAGCTCATTTGAGGCCTGTAACACGGCAGCAAGCTTATCGGGCAGACATTACCTATGGTATTAACAATGAGTTCGGATTTGATTATTTGAGAGATAATATGGTTGCTGAAGAAAGTCAAATCAGCCAGCGAGGACACAATTTTGCAATTATTGATGAGGTCGACTCAATATTGATCGATGAAGCCAGAACTCCCTTGATTATCTCTCAGCCTAGTCAAAAGGCCGACCAGAAGCTTAGTAGTTTTGCGAAGTTTGTCAGGGTATTGAAGCCAGAAATAGACTATAAACATGATGAGAAGCTTAAGACTGCCACCTTGACTAGTGATGGTATGAGTAAGCTTGAGGGCTTTTTGGGTGTAGAGAACTTGTACCAACCAGAACTAGTTGGAGATATTCACTTAGTAGAGCAAGCACTGAGGGCAGAGGTCGCTTATAAGAAAGACAAGGATTATGTAGTAGCTTCGGATGGTGAGATTGTAATTGTTGACGAGTTTACGGGTAGAATGTTGGCCGGTAGACGGTTTAGTGAAGGACTACATCAGGCAATTGAGGCCAAAGAGGGTGTCGAGATTCAGAATGGCTCAGATACCCTAGCGACGATTTCTTTTCAGAATTATTTTAGGATGTATGACAAGCTTTCTGGGATGACGGGTACAGCTTTAACCGAAGCTGAAGAATTCGGTAAGATTTATGATCTTGAGGTTGTTGGAATTCCAACCAACCAAGCAATTAGTAGGATTGATCGGACTGACTTGATTTATAAGTCATCTGAAGAGAAGTATCAAGCAATTATTGAGGAGATTAAGCAGCGTCAGGCCAAGGGTCAACCAGTCTTGATTGGGACTAGCTCAATTGAACGAAATGAATTTCTGGCTAGTATGATGGAAGATGCTGGGATTAAGTTTGCCAAGCTCAATGCCAAGAATAATCAGAGTGAAGCATTGATAGTAGCTGAGGCGGGTCAGATTGGGGCTGTAACTTTAGCAACTAATATTGCAGGTAGGGGAACAGACATTGTTTTAAGTGAACAGGCTAAACAATTGGGCGGTTTGTTTGTCTTGGGTACTGAGAGGCATGAGTCCAGAAGAATCGATAATCAGCTCAGAGGACGATCTGGTCGTCAGGGTGATCCTGGTGAATCAAGATTTTTTGTCTCGCTTGAGGATGATTTGATGAGGATATTTGGTGGGGACAAGTTGAAGTCGCTAATGAATACCTTGGGGGCAGAACATGGTCAGGCGATTGAAAATCGGATGATCTCGAAATCTATTGAAAATGCCCAAAAGAAAGTCGAGGGTCACAATTTTGATACTCGTAAGCATTTAGTAGAGTATGATGATATCCTCAATAAACAGCGCGAAATTGTTTATCGTTGGCGCAGGTTTTATCTGGGGATTACTACTGATCGACCAAAACAGGTCAAGGATATCAAGGGACTGCTCGAGTGGTATAGCCAAGAGATTGCTGGTAGTAGTATAGACTATCAGACTCAAAAGTTTGATGCGACTAAGTTTGGTCAGCTACTAAGAGACTTTCTTGGCAAAGATTATCCTGAGTCCAAAGAGATATTCAAACAATCTCTTGCTGGCAAGCTGGCTGAGCAGTTGAGCCAAGAGCATTATCAGGCTCTAGTCGATAAATATACTCAGGAAGTGGTTGATCAGATGGTTGCTCAGCTTTCGATTAGTATCTTGGATCAAGCTTGGATTGATCATCTACGGGCAATCGATCATCTGCGGGATGGGATTGGTCTGAGGGGGTATGGCCAGAGGGATCCCTTGGTAGAGTACAAACAGGAAAGCTTTAGACTGTTTGAACAGTTCTTGATCGGAGTTGAGAGGACTATTGCTAGGACTATTTTTCATGTCCAGATTCGGGGGCATCAAGAATCGGAAATCGAGTCAGCTGAGTCAGGCTCAGATACTGATACTAACAAGCAAACTATTCCCGGCCAGCTCAAAGGCCAAGACCTTTCTAGCCTTTCACGGGCTGAACGCCGCCGACTCAAACGCTCCAGATAA
- a CDS encoding ribosome-associated translation inhibitor RaiA encodes MINLQVGYRGFEPDQKLKDYLVKKFQKLAKYLPNGHKSDLIMVELTESPAAKSDNHYHCHARLHLPNQDIEANAKALNPHGSIDLCVEKIKNNIVKYKDKHSPTVARRRLRSGVKRLFGR; translated from the coding sequence ATGATAAATTTACAAGTTGGTTATCGTGGTTTTGAGCCAGATCAAAAGCTAAAAGATTATTTAGTCAAAAAATTCCAAAAGCTTGCAAAATACTTACCCAATGGACATAAATCAGATCTCATAATGGTTGAATTAACTGAGAGTCCAGCTGCCAAGTCAGATAATCATTACCATTGTCATGCCAGGTTGCATTTACCAAATCAAGATATTGAGGCCAATGCTAAGGCTCTTAATCCTCATGGCTCAATTGATCTTTGTGTTGAAAAGATCAAAAACAACATCGTCAAGTACAAAGATAAGCATTCTCCAACGGTAGCTAGACGTAGATTACGCTCAGGAGTCAAGCGGTTATTTGGAAGATAG